The window AACACATCTCTGCGTAGACGCCTGTTCCTCCAACCATAAGACGCTTAAGATCTAGAGGAATGTCTACGTCAAAGGAAACCCTAGGTGAGCAGTGGGTTAGATATGGTATGCCACGCTTACGTGCTTCACATATATGCCTATAGAAGCTTTTAGGACCGAAGCGTGGTTTAATGTGAGTAGGGGGGCTGCAGAGTAGAGCGTTCGTACCACCGTCTGTGGATGGGCATACG of the Nitrososphaerota archaeon genome contains:
- a CDS encoding 2-phospho-L-lactate guanylyltransferase is translated as VCPSTDGGTNALLCSPPTHIKPRFGPKSFYRHICEARKRGIPYLTHCSPRVSFDVDIPLDLKRLMVGGTGVYAEMCLRKLLR